From the genome of Armatimonadota bacterium:
TTGTCGACGACTACTACGACCGCCCCATCCCCACCTCCGACGTGCCCGTACTTACAGATGACTACGCCCCGGTGGACATCCTTCCCGTGTGGGGCTGGGAGCCGGAGCGCCGCTAGCCCGGCGGCAGGCCCGAGCGCCCGTGCACGTAATGGGACTCCAGGCGGAGGGGCTCTCCCGGCGCTTCCACCTCCAGGTCGCGCTGCGCGACATCTCCCTGACTCTGCCCGCAGGATCGGTGCTGCTGGTCGTGGGCCCCAACGGGGCGGGCAAGACGACGCTGTTGCGCCTCCTGGCCACCGCTCTGCGGCCTACTGCCGGGTGCGCCACCGTCTTTGGCCACGACCTGGTCCGCGCCGCCGACAGGGTGCGGCAGATCACTGCCTTTGTGGGCACGGCCCACGGGATGTACGAGGAGCTCACCGCTGCCGAGAACCTGGCCTTCGCCGCGGCGATGAGCGGCCGGCCTGACCGGACCGCCGATGCGCTGGCCCGGGTGGGCCTGGCGCAGGCCGCAGGCGCCCCCGTGCGCACCTTCAGCCACGGGATGAAGCGGCGCCTGGCCCTGGCCCGCGCCTGGCTGCTGGCCCCGCGGATGCTACTGCTTGACGACGCCTTCAGCGGCCTGGACGCCGAGGGGGCCCGGCTGGTGGACGCGCTGGTGGCCGAGGTGACCTCCACCGGCGGGTGCGCCGTCCTGGCTACCCACCAGTGGGAGCGAGGGCTGCACCTGGCTCGCCTGGTGGCCGGCCTGTGCCGCGGGCAACTGGTGGAAGTCTCGGACGTGGCCAACGTCCCGTTGCCACGGCTGCACGCACTGGCGGGAGGCCGGACGTGAACGCCTGGCGGCGTATGTCGGCGCTGGCGCGAAAGGACCTGCTGCTGGAATGGCGCGGGCGGGAGACCATCACCGCCATGGCCGCCCTGGCCCTGCTGGTGGTTCTGCTACTGGGGCTGGTCCTGGGGTCCGAGACGTCGCGCGCCCCCGGCATCCTGTGGGTGGCCCTCCTGCTGGCGGCGACACTGGGCATCTCCCGCTGGACGCAGGCTGAGGCGGAGCAGCAGGCGCTGGAGACGCTCCTCCTCTATCCGGGGAGCCGCGAGCACCTCTACTGGGGGAAGTGGGCGGCGCTGACCCTCCTGCTCACGGTGTTGCTGGGGCTGCTGCTGGCTGTCCTGGGCCTGCTGTTCAACGTGAACCTGTGGTCGCGGCTCCCCCTCCTCCTGGGCGCCGGGTTCCTGGGCATCGTCGGCGTCTGCGCCATCGGGACCCTCTTCGCCGCCCTGCTGGTCCACGTTCGCGGCCGAGAGCTGCTCATGCCGCTGCTCCTGCTGCCCGTGGTGCTGCCGGTGCTGCTGGGCGGGGTGCGCCTGACGGAAGCCATCCTCATCGGCGCGCCCGGCGGGCGGCTGTGGCTCGGTGTCCTGGCCGTCTTTGATATCCTGTTCCTGCTGGTCGCTCCCGTGCTCTACACGGTAGTCCTGGAGGAGGCATGAGGTCGCCCGCCACCATCCTCGGCGCTGCCGCTTCTGTCCTGCTGGCGGCAGGGCTGTACGCCGGGCTCGTGGCTTCGCCCCCCGATGCCTTCCAGGGTGACTATGCGCGGATCATGTACGTGCACGTCCCCAGCGCCTTCGCCGCATACCTGGCGGTGGGCACCGTCTTCGTGGCCAGCCTCCTCTACCTGTGGCGCAGCCGCCTCCTCTACGACCACGTAGCGCACAGCGCCACCGAGCTGGCGACGCTCTTCACCGCCCTGGCCCTGGCGGGAGGGATGATCTGGGGAAAGCCGGTGTGGGGGACATGGTGGGCATGGGACGCGCGGCTGGTCACCACCGCCATGCTCTTCCTCATCTTCGCCGCCGCCCTGCTGGTGCGCGAGCTGGTCGAGGACCGGCAGCGGGGCGCGCGCCTGGCCGCCGTAGTGGGGATCATCGGCGCGCTGGACGTCCCGCTCATCCACTACTCCGTCGTCTGGTTCCGCACGCTGCACCAGGCGCCGTCGATCACCCGCGGGGAGATCAAGATGGCCCCACCCATGGTTGCCGCGCTGCTGGTGAACCTTCTGGCGTTCACGTTGCTCTACCTCTACCTGTTGCTGCAGCGCGTCCGCCTGGAGCGGCTGGAGGCCGCCCACAGCGCCGGGATCGAGCCGTGACGCCGCCTGTGGCCATCGCCCTGGCCTACGGTATTACCGCCGCCGCGCTCTTGCTTTACCTGCAGCGGCTGCGTCGCCGTCTGCGGCGCCTGGAGGCCGACCTGCAGGTGCAGCGCCGCTCCCCCCGCCCAGGAGGAACAGTGCCCTCGCCATGAGGCGGATACGCCTCCTCCTGGCGGCGGCTCTAGTCCTGGCGGCCCTGGCCTATGTGGTCGCCGGCGGGATCCGGGGCGCTGTGGTCTACTACCTAACCCCCAGCGAACTCCTGGCCCAGGGGGAGCGGGCGGCGCAGCGGGCGGTCCGCGTGGGCGGCCTGGTGGTGCCCGGGTCGAAGGTCTGGGATCCGACCGCCCGCCGGCTGGAGTTCAGCCTCACCGACGGCTCCACCACCGTGACCGTCCAGTACGTGGGCACCCCACCCGGCCTGTTCCGCGAGGGGCAGGGCGCCATCGCCGAAGGGATCTGGGAACCCGGTGGAGTGCTCCGGGCGCGCTCCATCATCGTCAAGCACTCGGAGGCGTACGCGCCGCCCTCCTCCGGGCCGTAGCCGGCGGCGCCATCAGCGTATGATCTCCTTCCTGGGCACAGCCGCCATCGCTACCGCCCTGCTCTCCGCGCTGGCCGGGCTGGTCTACCTGCTGCGCGGGCGGGCCAGGGAAGAGGTGGATCTGGTCCGCCGCGGGCATCGGGCGGTGGCGGTACTCTTTGTAGCCCTGACCGCCGCCGTCGCCCTGCTGG
Proteins encoded in this window:
- the ccmA gene encoding heme ABC exporter ATP-binding protein CcmA; amino-acid sequence: MGLQAEGLSRRFHLQVALRDISLTLPAGSVLLVVGPNGAGKTTLLRLLATALRPTAGCATVFGHDLVRAADRVRQITAFVGTAHGMYEELTAAENLAFAAAMSGRPDRTADALARVGLAQAAGAPVRTFSHGMKRRLALARAWLLAPRMLLLDDAFSGLDAEGARLVDALVAEVTSTGGCAVLATHQWERGLHLARLVAGLCRGQLVEVSDVANVPLPRLHALAGGRT
- a CDS encoding cytochrome c maturation protein CcmE, which encodes MRRIRLLLAAALVLAALAYVVAGGIRGAVVYYLTPSELLAQGERAAQRAVRVGGLVVPGSKVWDPTARRLEFSLTDGSTTVTVQYVGTPPGLFREGQGAIAEGIWEPGGVLRARSIIVKHSEAYAPPSSGP
- the ccsA gene encoding cytochrome c biogenesis protein CcsA, with the protein product MRSPATILGAAASVLLAAGLYAGLVASPPDAFQGDYARIMYVHVPSAFAAYLAVGTVFVASLLYLWRSRLLYDHVAHSATELATLFTALALAGGMIWGKPVWGTWWAWDARLVTTAMLFLIFAAALLVRELVEDRQRGARLAAVVGIIGALDVPLIHYSVVWFRTLHQAPSITRGEIKMAPPMVAALLVNLLAFTLLYLYLLLQRVRLERLEAAHSAGIEP
- a CDS encoding heme exporter protein CcmB; translated protein: MNAWRRMSALARKDLLLEWRGRETITAMAALALLVVLLLGLVLGSETSRAPGILWVALLLAATLGISRWTQAEAEQQALETLLLYPGSREHLYWGKWAALTLLLTVLLGLLLAVLGLLFNVNLWSRLPLLLGAGFLGIVGVCAIGTLFAALLVHVRGRELLMPLLLLPVVLPVLLGGVRLTEAILIGAPGGRLWLGVLAVFDILFLLVAPVLYTVVLEEA